CGGGCTTCGAGTTGGCGAAGTTGTCGATGGCGACAATGTCATAGCCCGCCTGAACAAGCGACACGCACGTGTGCGAGCCAATGTACCCGGCCGCTCCGGTGACCAAAATCATGGCTTCACCTCCAGCGAAATAGAACCAGGACCACTATACCAACAAACGGTCGGAATCGCGATCCCTCTCGCTGGAACCTCCTTCAACGCGCGCGCCGGCGATTGCGCAGGATGGCGGGCACGCCGCCCAAATTGCTCGACGGCCAACGGACGAGGACGTCCCGCATGCCGTCTTTCCAAGTGAACGGGATGAGGGGCCACAGATACGGCTTGCCGAAGGATTTGGTCGTCAAGAGCAGCAAAAACCAGGACGCCGTACTCAACAGGAACCCTCCCCAATTCAAAGCGGCCGTCCAGAGCATGATCCAAATTCGCGCCATCTGGTTGGCCGAGGCCAACTCAAACGACGACGTCGCGTACTGGGCCAGCATGACGAAGCCCATGTACACCAGAACCTCGGGTTGGAGCAGTTGGATCTGCGTGGCGAACTGGCCAAACAACAAGGCTGAAACAATGCCAATGGCATTCGATAATGTGACGGGCACATTCAGAACGGCCAGCCGAAGCACGTCAAGCGCGAATTCCGCCAGCAAGAGCTGTGCCCAAAGCGGCAGGGGATCGTTTCTCGTCGCCATGAAGAACTTGGCCCACGGCGGAAGCAGCCCTGGATGTTGGTTGGCGAGCATGAAAATGCCCGGCAGAAAGACGCTCATCATGACGGAAATGGCGATAATCCAACGCAGGTACGTGCCGACGAGGGGGAACGAATGGTACTCCTGCGGGTGCTGAATGTGTTGGAAAAAGGTCGTTGGCGCAATGATCACTTCGGCGGTGGCGTCGACGACGATGACGACGTGCCCCTCGATGAGCGCCGTGGCGGCAACGTCCGGCCGTTCGGTGTACCGCACAATCGGATACGGGTTCCACTTCACCTTGCCAATCAGGTCGACGAGCTGCTGCTCGCCCATCATCATGCCGCCCGTTTTGACGCTGCGCAAAAGTTCGCGAATGGAGGACACGGTCTCCTCGTCCGCGACGTCCTTCAAGTACATGAGGCTGACGTCGGTTTGGCCGCGATCGCCGACTTGATACAGCTCATTGCGCAGGCGCGGGTCGCGGAGTCGGCGGCGAATGAGCGTCGTGTTCATCAGCATCGTCTCGGTGAAACCGTCGTGGTTTCCTCGGATGACGCGCTCGATCATGGGGGGCTCAATGCCGCGCATCGGATAGACGCGCGTGTCGACGACCAACACCTTGTCGTACCCATCGATGAAGGTCACGAGCGGCCCCGACAGGATGAAGCGCACCGCGTCGTTCATCTGGTTGATGACCTGGACCTGCACGAAGTCGATGTGGGTGTTCAGATAGAAGACGAGTTCCTCGATGTCGTACGGCTGATTCTCGTGCGCTCGCTCAAACGCCTCGACGTTCCGGTGAAAACTGTCGAGCACGAGAACGACGTTCATGGTGAGAAAGAAGCCATTGGTTACGTACGACATCATATTGAGGCGGCCGTATCGAAAGGGCTTCGCCATGATGTCCCAAGTCGTGCCGATGCCAAGGAGTTGATTGACGTAGTTGACGTTGTGTTCCAGCGTTTTGCTGATGGGTTGGCTCACCATGGGTTCAGCCGACGGTCGCATGACATCTCCTCCATCTCTCTCCGTGGGTTCCCTATCCTATCCATGCCATGGAACGAACGTTTTTATGTGCGCTTGAGGCGACGCAAGGCGCGCTTTCTCGACTGCACCGCGCGGAGCATATAGAGGCCGATGGGCATCAGCACGACCGTGGTCAAGAAGTACCCGGGCACGTCGCGAAGAATGAAGTCGGTGACGTCAAACACATTGCGAAACACGTAGTTGTTACACGACCACGCGAGGAGGGCCACAGGGATGGGAATCCAGGTCCGCTCTGCCGAGGCGCTCACATCCTTCACCGCCTCGATCACGGCGAGCTGAAACGCGGAGAGCTTGAGCACGAGCGTGATGGCCACGCCCATGACGTAGAGCGTGTCCAGGCGTTCGACAAATTTCCCTTGACGAATGGCACGCGCGAGCTCCAATACG
This is a stretch of genomic DNA from Alicyclobacillus vulcanalis. It encodes these proteins:
- a CDS encoding spore germination protein; translated protein: MRPSAEPMVSQPISKTLEHNVNYVNQLLGIGTTWDIMAKPFRYGRLNMMSYVTNGFFLTMNVVLVLDSFHRNVEAFERAHENQPYDIEELVFYLNTHIDFVQVQVINQMNDAVRFILSGPLVTFIDGYDKVLVVDTRVYPMRGIEPPMIERVIRGNHDGFTETMLMNTTLIRRRLRDPRLRNELYQVGDRGQTDVSLMYLKDVADEETVSSIRELLRSVKTGGMMMGEQQLVDLIGKVKWNPYPIVRYTERPDVAATALIEGHVVIVVDATAEVIIAPTTFFQHIQHPQEYHSFPLVGTYLRWIIAISVMMSVFLPGIFMLANQHPGLLPPWAKFFMATRNDPLPLWAQLLLAEFALDVLRLAVLNVPVTLSNAIGIVSALLFGQFATQIQLLQPEVLVYMGFVMLAQYATSSFELASANQMARIWIMLWTAALNWGGFLLSTASWFLLLLTTKSFGKPYLWPLIPFTWKDGMRDVLVRWPSSNLGGVPAILRNRRRAR